In Elusimicrobium sp. An273, a genomic segment contains:
- the recA gene encoding recombinase RecA, which produces MDANKQKALDLALGQIEKAFGKEAICRLGGGSVKNVEAIPTGALSLDLALGVGGLPRGRVIEIYGPEAGGKTTLSLHVAAQTQKMGGTVAFIDAEHALDPVYAANLGVNVDELLVSQPDSGEQALEIAEKLVRSGAIDLIIVDSVAALVPKAEIEGEMGDAHVGLQARLMSQALRKLTSILNKTKTSIIFINQLRQKIGVMFGNPETTPGGLALKFYASVRIDVRRIENLKKGDEIIGTRVRAKVTKNKVAPPYRQAEFTMILGHGISREACIIDKGVEAGFIEKSGSWFIYGDEKLGQGAENARQYLKDNPELAAEIEDKLYVKYLGHHYNGKKADAAETKPAEDAKKPVKK; this is translated from the coding sequence ATGGACGCAAACAAACAAAAAGCGCTTGATTTGGCGTTGGGCCAAATTGAAAAAGCGTTCGGCAAAGAAGCAATTTGCAGACTGGGCGGCGGAAGCGTGAAAAACGTGGAAGCCATCCCCACGGGGGCGCTGTCCTTGGATTTGGCGCTGGGCGTGGGCGGCTTGCCGCGCGGGCGCGTAATTGAAATTTACGGGCCGGAAGCCGGCGGCAAAACAACCCTTTCGCTGCATGTGGCGGCTCAAACGCAAAAAATGGGCGGCACGGTGGCCTTTATTGATGCGGAACACGCCTTGGATCCCGTCTACGCGGCCAACCTGGGCGTAAATGTGGACGAACTGCTGGTTTCCCAGCCGGACTCCGGCGAACAAGCCTTGGAAATTGCGGAGAAGCTCGTCCGCTCCGGCGCGATTGATTTGATTATTGTGGACTCGGTGGCCGCCTTGGTGCCGAAAGCCGAAATTGAAGGCGAAATGGGAGACGCCCACGTCGGCCTGCAGGCGCGCCTGATGAGCCAGGCCCTGCGCAAGCTGACCAGCATCCTCAACAAAACCAAAACCAGCATCATTTTCATCAACCAGCTGCGCCAAAAAATCGGCGTGATGTTTGGCAACCCCGAAACCACCCCCGGCGGCTTGGCGCTTAAGTTTTACGCTTCCGTCCGCATTGACGTGCGCCGCATTGAAAACCTCAAAAAAGGCGACGAAATCATCGGCACCCGCGTGCGCGCCAAAGTAACCAAAAACAAAGTGGCGCCGCCGTATCGCCAGGCCGAATTTACCATGATTTTGGGCCACGGTATTTCGCGCGAAGCGTGCATTATTGACAAAGGCGTGGAAGCCGGATTTATTGAAAAAAGCGGCAGCTGGTTTATCTATGGCGACGAGAAACTGGGCCAAGGGGCCGAAAACGCCCGCCAGTACTTAAAAGACAACCCGGAACTGGCCGCCGAAATTGAAGACAAGCTCTACGTCAAATACCTCGGCCACCACTACAACGGCAAAAAGGCCGACGCGGCGGAAACCAAACCTGCGGAAGACGCCAAGAAGCCCGTTAAAAAGTAA
- the xerA gene encoding site-specific tyrosine recombinase/integron integrase gives MENFLLEDFRNHLTFERQLSKNTVASYGSDVESFLEYCQANEKDPLQITPDFLDQYTYQLREVEKLAPSSVFRKLEAVKCFYKFLLIEEKIKDDPTRFLKSPKLAQKIPTQLTREEMDRLLSYPAETLAEIRTVTIIELLYAAGLRVSELINLRLENVNTQEGWVLAFGKGGKQRFVPIHPRACERIKQYLAVREAHFADKNVGSEVFLNKNGKKISRISVWKDLSALGRKANISQPLHPHLFRHTFASHMLQGGADLRSLQEMLGHANLTTTQIYTHLDVSDLKEKHKKFHPRG, from the coding sequence ATGGAAAACTTTTTGCTGGAAGACTTTAGAAACCACCTTACCTTTGAACGCCAACTCTCCAAAAACACGGTAGCGTCCTACGGTTCTGACGTGGAAAGTTTTCTGGAGTACTGCCAAGCTAACGAAAAAGATCCCCTGCAAATCACGCCGGATTTTTTAGACCAATACACCTACCAGCTGCGCGAAGTAGAAAAACTGGCCCCTTCCAGCGTGTTTCGCAAGCTGGAAGCGGTGAAATGTTTTTACAAATTTTTGCTGATTGAAGAAAAAATAAAAGACGACCCCACCCGTTTTTTAAAATCTCCCAAGCTGGCGCAAAAAATCCCCACCCAGCTCACGCGCGAAGAAATGGATCGGCTGCTGTCTTATCCTGCCGAAACGCTGGCGGAAATTCGAACGGTAACGATTATAGAACTGCTCTACGCCGCCGGCCTGCGCGTAAGCGAACTGATTAATTTGCGGCTGGAAAACGTCAACACGCAGGAAGGGTGGGTTTTGGCGTTTGGCAAGGGCGGCAAACAGCGTTTTGTGCCCATTCATCCGCGTGCCTGCGAACGCATCAAACAATACCTGGCGGTGCGCGAAGCGCACTTTGCCGACAAAAACGTAGGCTCGGAAGTATTTTTAAACAAAAACGGCAAAAAAATCAGCCGCATATCCGTCTGGAAAGACTTGTCCGCCCTCGGCCGCAAAGCCAACATTTCCCAGCCTCTTCACCCGCACCTTTTCCGCCACACGTTTGCAAGCCATATGCTCCAAGGCGGGGCCGACCTAAGAAGCCTGCAGGAAATGCTGGGGCACGCCAATTTAACCACCACCCAAATCTACACGCACTTGGACGTGAGCGATTTAAAAGAAAAACACAAAAAATTCCACCCGCGCGGCTAA